A section of the Agromyces aurantiacus genome encodes:
- a CDS encoding magnesium and cobalt transport protein CorA: MPVIDNAVYRDGRRVASPATLEESFELREEHGGFSWIGLYRPTDDELDAVAEEFSLHHLAVEDARKGHQRAKLERYGDTLFVVLRPARYLDPTEEVEFGEVHLFVGRDFAITIRRAESPNLAKVRRRLEGSPDLLAQGPEAVLYAVLDEVVDEYAPVLAGLENDIDEIEEELFDGDPQVTRRIYDLASEVMEFQRATRPLVDMVQAIERGFEKYRVDLELQRYLRDVLDHVIRVVERGESFRQLLQNALAVHSTLVTQRQNDEMQRLTETSLTQSEEVKKISSWAAIIFAPTLIGTIYGMNFRHMPELDHPLGYPIALAAMVLFGITLYVIFKRRNWL, encoded by the coding sequence GTGCCGGTCATCGACAACGCCGTCTACCGCGACGGCCGCCGCGTGGCGAGTCCCGCGACCCTCGAGGAGAGCTTCGAGCTGCGCGAGGAGCACGGCGGCTTCTCCTGGATCGGCCTGTACCGGCCGACCGACGACGAGCTCGACGCGGTCGCCGAGGAGTTCTCGCTGCACCACCTGGCCGTCGAGGACGCCCGCAAGGGCCACCAGCGCGCCAAGCTCGAGCGCTACGGCGACACGCTCTTCGTCGTGCTGCGCCCCGCGCGCTACCTCGACCCGACCGAGGAGGTGGAGTTCGGCGAGGTCCACCTGTTCGTCGGGCGCGACTTCGCCATCACGATCCGCCGCGCCGAGTCGCCGAACCTGGCGAAGGTGCGCCGGCGTCTCGAGGGCAGTCCCGACCTGCTCGCACAGGGTCCCGAGGCCGTGCTCTACGCCGTGCTCGACGAGGTCGTCGACGAATACGCGCCCGTGCTCGCCGGACTCGAGAACGACATCGACGAGATCGAGGAGGAGCTCTTCGACGGCGACCCCCAGGTGACCCGCCGCATCTACGACCTCGCCTCCGAGGTCATGGAGTTCCAGCGCGCCACGCGCCCGCTCGTCGACATGGTCCAGGCCATCGAGCGCGGCTTCGAGAAGTACCGCGTCGACCTCGAGCTGCAGCGCTACCTGCGCGACGTGCTCGACCACGTCATCCGCGTCGTCGAGCGCGGCGAGTCCTTCCGGCAGCTCCTGCAGAACGCCCTCGCCGTGCACTCGACGCTCGTCACGCAGCGGCAGAACGACGAGATGCAGCGCCTGACCGAGACGAGCCTCACCCAGAGCGAGGAGGTCAAGAAGATCTCCAGCTGGGCGGCGATCATCTTCGCCCCGACGCTGATCGGCACCATCTACGGCATGAACTTCCGGCACATGCCCGAGCTGGACCATCCGCTCGGCTACCCCATCGCGCTCGCCGCGATGGTGCTCTTCGGCATCACGCTCTACGTGATCTTCAAGCGGCGCAACTGGCTGTAG
- a CDS encoding TetR/AcrR family transcriptional regulator, which produces MATRLAPAERRDQIIAATLRLVARDGFAGVTLRDVAAEVGVVHGLIRHYFATREQLVAAAFDAAVLAESIEDDELAERLEPVEALADWLTTTPREHYLVWIDAWSEAPRNPELHAALTRHHRDSDRRLAHIIERNVAAGTATSADPEADARMLTALLDGVAVQHHAIGLIDEAEADRIVFAAAEARLAMQSGSLARTRPTPTRGQWAAAH; this is translated from the coding sequence ATGGCGACACGACTGGCTCCAGCGGAACGGCGCGACCAGATCATCGCGGCGACGCTGCGCCTCGTCGCGCGCGACGGCTTCGCCGGCGTGACCCTCCGCGACGTCGCCGCCGAGGTCGGCGTCGTGCACGGCCTCATCCGCCACTACTTCGCCACGCGCGAGCAGCTGGTCGCCGCCGCCTTCGACGCGGCCGTGCTGGCCGAGTCGATCGAGGACGACGAGCTCGCCGAGCGACTCGAGCCCGTCGAGGCGCTCGCCGACTGGCTCACCACGACCCCGCGCGAGCACTACCTCGTCTGGATCGACGCCTGGAGCGAGGCGCCCCGGAACCCCGAGCTGCACGCCGCGCTCACCCGGCACCACCGCGACTCCGACCGGCGCCTCGCGCACATCATCGAGCGCAACGTCGCGGCCGGAACGGCGACGAGCGCCGACCCCGAGGCCGACGCGCGCATGCTCACGGCCCTGCTCGACGGCGTCGCCGTGCAGCATCACGCCATCGGCCTGATCGACGAGGCCGAGGCCGACCGCATCGTCTTCGCCGCCGCCGAGGCGCGCCTCGCGATGCAGTCGGGCTCGCTCGCCCGCACGCGTCCCACGCCGACGCGCGGGCAATGGGCCGCCGCGCACTGA